A region of the Pseudomonas sp. A34-9 genome:
GCAGTACGACATGGACGCCCTGCGCGAATTTCGCCGGCACAAGATCAGCATGGTGTTCCAGAGCTTCGGCCTGTTGCCGCACAAGACTGTGCTCGACAACGTCGCTTACGGCCTGAAAGTGCGTGGCGAGAGCAAGCAAATGTGCTCGGAACGCGCGCTGCACTGGATCAACACCGTGGGCCTGAAGGGCTACGAAAACAAATACCCGCACCAGCTCTCCGGCGGCATGCGCCAGCGTGTCGGCCTGGCCCGCGCCCTGGCGGCGGACACCGACATCATCCTGATGGATGAAGCCTTCAGCGCCCTCGATCCGCTGATCCGCGCCGAGATGCAGGACCAGTTGCTCGAGCTGCAGAAGACTCTGCACAAGACCATCGTCTTCATCACCCACGACCTCGATGAGGCCGTGCGTATTGGTAACCGCATTGCGATTCTCAAGGACGGCCGCCTGATTCAGGTCGGCACGCCAAGAGAGATCCTGCATTCGCCGGCCGATGAGTATGTCGACCGCTTCGTGCAGCGGCGGGCGGCGGTGGTTTAGGTAGATTTGTGCTGGTTGGGCTGGCCTCTTCGCGAGCAGGCTCGCTCCCACAGGGGGTACGCATTCCAAATGTGGGAGCGAGCCTGCTCGCGAAGGCGGCGGTAAAGCTGCATCAATGTTCGGATGAGGTTGAAGATGTCCCAGGCTGAAAAAATCGTTATCACAGGCGCCCCTCTGCGTTGGCAGGATGTGGTCGCTGTCGCCCGTCACGGCGCGCCTCTGGAACTGTCCAGCGACACCTGGGCGCGCATCGAAAACGCGCAAGGCATCGTCCAGCGCATCGTCGAAAGCGGCGAACGCGCCTATGGCGTCAACACCGGTCTGGGCGGTCTGTCCAACGTCTCGCTGCAAGACGAACAACTCAGCCAGCTGTCGCGCAACACCTTGCTCAGCCATGCCTGCGGCGTTGGCCCGGTGCTTGCCGACGAGCAGACCCGCGCGATCATCTGCGCGGCGATCCACAACTACAGCCACGGCAAATCCGGCATTCATCGCCGGGTCGTCGAAGCGCTGCTGGCGCTGCTCAATCGCGGCATCACCCCGCAAGTGCCGTCGCAGGGTTCGGTGGGCTACCTGACCCACATGGCGCACATCGGCATCACGCTGCTCGGTGTCGGCAATGTCAGCTATCGCGGGCAGATCACCTCTGCGCAACAGGCGCTGGCCGAAGAAGGTCTGCAACCGGTGCAACTCGGCGCGAAGGACGGCTTGTGCCTGGTCAACGGCACGCCGTGCATGACCGGTCTCAGCTGTCTGGCGATTGCCGATGCCACGCGACTGGTGCAATGGGCGGATGTCATTGGCGCCATGAGTTTCGAAGCGCAGCGCGGCCAGATCGATGCCTTCGACGCTGAAATCATCGCGTTGAAACCGCACCCCGGCATGCAACAGGTCGGCATCAATTTGCGCGCGCTGCTCGATGGCAGTGAAGTGATCGCGTCGAGCAAAGGCATTCGCACTCAGGATGCGCTGAGCATCCGTTCGATTCCGCAGGTGCACGGTGCCGCGCGGGATCAACTGGAGCATGCGATCAAACAAGTCGAGGCCGAGCTCAACGGTTGCACCGATAACCCGCTGCTGCTCGGCACACCGGACCACTTCCGGGTGATGTCGCAAGCCAACCCGCACGGCCAATCGGTGGCGATGGCGGCGGATTTGCTGGCGATTGCCATGGCCGAAATCGGCTCGATTGCCGAGCGTCGCCTCGATCGTCTGGTCAACCCGCACGTCAGCGGTCTGCCGGCGTTTCTGGTGGCCAATCCCGGGGTCAACTCGGGGATGATGATCGTCCAGTACGTCGCTGCGTCGCTGTGTGCGGAAAACCGCCAGTTGGCGCAACCGGCGGTGCTCGACAACTACATCACCTCGGGCCTGCAGGAAGACCACCTGAGCATGGG
Encoded here:
- the hutH gene encoding histidine ammonia-lyase codes for the protein MSQAEKIVITGAPLRWQDVVAVARHGAPLELSSDTWARIENAQGIVQRIVESGERAYGVNTGLGGLSNVSLQDEQLSQLSRNTLLSHACGVGPVLADEQTRAIICAAIHNYSHGKSGIHRRVVEALLALLNRGITPQVPSQGSVGYLTHMAHIGITLLGVGNVSYRGQITSAQQALAEEGLQPVQLGAKDGLCLVNGTPCMTGLSCLAIADATRLVQWADVIGAMSFEAQRGQIDAFDAEIIALKPHPGMQQVGINLRALLDGSEVIASSKGIRTQDALSIRSIPQVHGAARDQLEHAIKQVEAELNGCTDNPLLLGTPDHFRVMSQANPHGQSVAMAADLLAIAMAEIGSIAERRLDRLVNPHVSGLPAFLVANPGVNSGMMIVQYVAASLCAENRQLAQPAVLDNYITSGLQEDHLSMGTNAALKLHRALENCTQILAIEYLLAAQAFEFLKAQRFGAGTDVAWRLLREKVPAYDQDRWLAPDIAAAASVLKAPNLPHNVLPNLH
- a CDS encoding glycine betaine/L-proline ABC transporter ATP-binding protein — its product is MSNATVSKIEVKNVFKIFGNRAKDALAMVGQGKTKDQVLSETGCVVGVNDLSLSIGTGEIFVIMGLSGSGKSTLVRHFNRLIDPTSGAILVDGVDILQYDMDALREFRRHKISMVFQSFGLLPHKTVLDNVAYGLKVRGESKQMCSERALHWINTVGLKGYENKYPHQLSGGMRQRVGLARALAADTDIILMDEAFSALDPLIRAEMQDQLLELQKTLHKTIVFITHDLDEAVRIGNRIAILKDGRLIQVGTPREILHSPADEYVDRFVQRRAAVV